Proteins from one Streptomyces genisteinicus genomic window:
- the thiS gene encoding sulfur carrier protein ThiS, whose amino-acid sequence MNISVNGEARQLAAGTTLDAVVAALSAAPSGVAAAVNESVVPRGEWAATRLGEGDRVEVLTAVQGG is encoded by the coding sequence ATGAACATCTCGGTCAACGGTGAAGCCAGGCAGCTCGCCGCCGGTACCACCCTGGACGCGGTCGTGGCCGCGCTGAGCGCCGCGCCCTCCGGGGTGGCGGCGGCCGTCAACGAGAGCGTGGTGCCGCGCGGCGAGTGGGCCGCGACCCGGCTCGGCGAGGGCGACCGCGTCGAGGTGCTGACCGCGGTGCAGGGGGGCTGA
- the thiO gene encoding glycine oxidase ThiO — protein MSRTANQPDVLVVGGGIIGLVTAWRAAQRGLSVRVADPEPGGGAARVAAGMLAAVTELHYGEQTLLALNLESARRYPDFAAELEEASGRGVGYRACGTLAVALDADDRAHLRELHALQTRSGLESTWLSGRECRRLEPMLAPGVRGGLRVDGDHQVDPRLLASALVTACERAGVVLVRERAERLVVERGRATGAVLSDGTRVAAGQVVLAGGSMSGRLDGVPAEAVPPVRPVKGQVLRLTVPPAFAPFLSRTVRAVVRGSQVYLVPRESGELVIGATSEELGWDTAVTAGGVYELLRDAHELVPGITELPLTETRAGLRPGSPDNAPLLGFTALPGLLTATGHYRNGVLLTPVTGDVMAAALADGDVPDEARPFAPGRFAAGPPRIPSGRQEQPV, from the coding sequence ATGTCCCGTACAGCGAACCAGCCGGACGTCCTGGTCGTGGGGGGCGGCATCATCGGCCTCGTGACGGCCTGGCGCGCGGCTCAGCGCGGACTCTCCGTCCGGGTGGCCGACCCGGAACCGGGCGGCGGCGCCGCCCGGGTGGCGGCCGGCATGCTGGCCGCGGTCACCGAACTCCACTACGGCGAGCAGACGCTGCTCGCCCTCAACCTCGAATCGGCGCGCCGCTACCCGGACTTCGCCGCGGAGCTGGAGGAGGCGAGCGGCCGGGGCGTCGGCTACCGGGCCTGCGGCACCCTCGCGGTCGCCCTCGACGCGGACGACCGGGCGCACCTGCGCGAACTGCACGCGCTCCAGACCCGGTCGGGCCTGGAGTCGACCTGGCTGAGCGGCCGCGAGTGCCGGCGGCTGGAACCGATGCTGGCGCCGGGTGTCCGCGGCGGACTGCGGGTCGACGGGGACCACCAGGTGGATCCCCGGCTGCTCGCCTCGGCGCTGGTGACCGCCTGCGAGCGGGCGGGCGTCGTCCTGGTGCGCGAGCGGGCGGAGCGGCTCGTGGTGGAGCGCGGCCGGGCGACGGGCGCGGTCCTGTCGGACGGCACCCGGGTGGCGGCGGGGCAGGTGGTCCTCGCGGGCGGCAGCATGAGCGGCCGGCTCGACGGTGTGCCCGCCGAGGCCGTGCCGCCGGTGCGCCCCGTGAAGGGCCAGGTGCTGCGGCTGACCGTGCCGCCCGCCTTCGCGCCGTTCCTCTCGCGCACCGTGCGGGCCGTGGTGCGGGGCAGCCAGGTGTACCTGGTGCCCCGGGAGTCGGGCGAGCTGGTGATCGGCGCGACCAGCGAGGAGCTCGGCTGGGACACCGCGGTCACCGCGGGCGGGGTGTACGAACTCCTCCGCGACGCCCACGAACTGGTGCCCGGCATCACCGAGCTGCCGCTCACCGAGACCCGGGCCGGTCTGCGCCCCGGGTCCCCCGACAACGCGCCGCTGCTCGGTTTCACCGCGCTTCCCGGTCTGCTGACCGCGACCGGCCACTACCGCAACGGCGTCCTGCTCACCCCGGTGACGGGCGACGTGATGGCCGCCGCGCTGGCCGACGGCGACGTGCCCGACGAGGCGCGGCCGTTCGCCCCCGGCCGGTTCGCCGCAGGCCCGCCGCGCATTCCCTCCGGACGACAGGAACAGCCCGTATGA
- a CDS encoding NAD(P)/FAD-dependent oxidoreductase, with protein sequence MIERSGRNAAGDVRTVVVVGAGMAGVQTAVALREAGFGGAVTLIGAEPHQPYDRPPLSKAVLLGTAEGSAFDVDFDDLGVGLRLGCEVTGVRPADHEVDTEAGPVPYDALVLATGAEPVALPGAGGVPGVHLLRTLDDAARLRPVLARGQDIVVVGAGWIGAEFATAAREAGCAVTVVEAAGRPLAGALPADVVAPMTRWYSDAGVTLLTGERVVAVTEDAVELASGRTLPAGAVVVGIGARPATAALTGSGIAVGPDGAVVADDRLRTSAPGVWAVGDCASYPSARYGRRLLVHHWDNALQGPRTVAADITGGGEGTAAYDPVPYFWSEQFGRFVQYAGHHPAADTMLWRGDPAARDDWSVLWLRDGALAALLTVGRPRDLAQGRRLLASGAPLDPVRAADPSVPLKAAVL encoded by the coding sequence GTGATCGAGCGAAGCGGGCGGAACGCGGCGGGCGACGTCCGGACGGTGGTCGTCGTCGGCGCCGGCATGGCCGGGGTGCAGACGGCGGTCGCCCTGCGGGAGGCCGGCTTCGGCGGAGCCGTCACCCTCATCGGCGCCGAACCCCACCAGCCGTACGACCGGCCGCCCCTGTCCAAGGCGGTCCTGCTCGGCACCGCCGAGGGTTCCGCCTTCGACGTCGACTTCGACGACCTCGGCGTCGGGCTGCGCCTCGGCTGCGAGGTCACCGGCGTGCGCCCGGCCGACCACGAGGTGGACACCGAGGCGGGGCCCGTGCCGTACGACGCACTGGTCCTCGCCACCGGCGCGGAACCCGTCGCCCTGCCCGGCGCCGGCGGCGTGCCCGGCGTCCACCTGCTGCGCACCCTCGACGACGCGGCCCGGCTGAGGCCCGTGCTCGCACGCGGGCAGGACATCGTGGTGGTCGGCGCGGGCTGGATCGGCGCGGAGTTCGCGACCGCCGCCCGGGAGGCCGGCTGCGCCGTCACCGTCGTCGAGGCCGCCGGGCGGCCGCTGGCCGGCGCCCTGCCCGCCGACGTCGTCGCGCCCATGACCCGCTGGTACTCCGACGCCGGGGTGACCCTGCTGACCGGGGAACGCGTGGTCGCCGTCACGGAGGACGCGGTCGAGCTCGCCTCGGGACGCACCCTCCCCGCCGGGGCCGTCGTCGTCGGCATCGGCGCACGTCCCGCGACCGCGGCGCTCACGGGCAGCGGCATCGCCGTGGGGCCGGACGGCGCGGTCGTCGCCGACGACCGGCTGCGGACCTCCGCGCCCGGCGTCTGGGCGGTCGGCGACTGCGCCTCCTACCCGTCGGCCCGCTACGGCCGGCGGCTGCTGGTGCACCACTGGGACAACGCCCTCCAGGGCCCCCGGACGGTGGCGGCTGACATCACGGGCGGCGGGGAGGGGACCGCCGCGTACGACCCGGTGCCCTATTTCTGGTCCGAGCAATTCGGCCGCTTCGTGCAGTACGCGGGCCACCACCCGGCCGCCGACACGATGCTGTGGCGCGGCGACCCGGCCGCCCGGGACGACTGGTCGGTCCTGTGGCTGCGCGACGGAGCCCTGGCCGCGCTGCTCACCGTCGGCCGGCCGCGGGACCTGGCCCAGGGCCGCAGGCTGCTGGCCTCGGGCGCGCCGCTCGACCCGGTGCGGGCCGCGGACCCGTCGGTGCCGCTGAAGGCCGCCGTCCTGTGA
- a CDS encoding thiazole synthase → MADDLFTLGGTAFSSRLIMGTGGAPSLDVLERSLVASGTELTTVAMRRLDPTVQGSVLSVLDRLGIRVLPNTAGCFTAGEAVLTARLAREALGTDWIKLEVVADERTLLPDGVELLDAAETLVDDGFTVLPYTNDDPVLARKLEDVGCAAVMPLGSPIGSGLGIRNPHNFRLIVEQAGVPVILDAGAGTASDAATAMELGCDAVMLASAVTRAQEPVLMAEAMRHAVEAGRLARRAGRISVRHFAEASSPHEGRAALDPERPAF, encoded by the coding sequence GTGGCGGACGATCTGTTCACCCTCGGCGGCACCGCCTTCTCGTCGCGTCTGATCATGGGCACCGGCGGTGCGCCCAGCCTCGATGTGCTGGAGCGCTCGCTGGTCGCGAGCGGCACGGAGCTGACGACCGTGGCGATGCGGCGGCTCGACCCGACGGTGCAGGGGTCGGTGCTGTCCGTGCTGGACCGCCTCGGCATCCGGGTGCTGCCGAACACCGCGGGCTGCTTCACCGCGGGCGAGGCGGTGCTCACGGCCCGGCTCGCCCGGGAGGCCCTCGGCACCGACTGGATCAAGCTGGAGGTGGTGGCCGACGAGCGCACCCTGCTGCCGGACGGCGTCGAGCTGCTGGACGCCGCGGAGACGCTGGTGGACGACGGCTTCACGGTCCTGCCGTACACCAACGACGACCCGGTGCTCGCCCGGAAGCTGGAGGACGTGGGCTGTGCGGCGGTCATGCCGCTCGGTTCGCCGATCGGCTCCGGTCTCGGCATCCGCAATCCGCACAACTTCCGGCTGATCGTCGAGCAGGCCGGGGTGCCGGTGATCCTCGACGCGGGGGCGGGGACCGCCTCGGACGCGGCGACGGCGATGGAGCTGGGGTGCGACGCGGTGATGCTGGCGTCGGCGGTGACCCGGGCGCAGGAGCCGGTGCTGATGGCCGAGGCGATGCGGCACGCGGTCGAGGCGGGCCGGCTGGCACGGCGGGCGGGCCGGATCTCGGTGCGCCACTTCGCCGAGGCGTCCTCCCCGCACGAGGGGCGCGCCGCGCTGGACCCGGAGCGCCCCGCTTTCTGA